A genomic region of Phenylobacterium parvum contains the following coding sequences:
- a CDS encoding acyl-CoA dehydrogenase family protein: MDFQLSEEHRMLKDLAERFVREELIPLEGAVLARDAAGQGIWLSPEERARIDEVSQKMGLWGLDAPEDVGGFDLPQVALIGVNEAMGSTITPYTLPPDSPNLRMLMATVNERQREAYLAPYAAGKTISAIGISEPGAGADPAGMTTRAERDGDDWILNGRKIWTSRAEQADFTIVMAVTDKAKGSRGGMSAFLVDRDTPGFKILRRIPMLAGAFTYEIALDDVRVPGWKLLGVEGQGFAPMQVRLGTRRIEMAAWCIGLAQRALDMMIEYAPQRVTFGQPLSQRQAVQWWAADAATKIHAARLMTYHCAWKLDQGQDVKNEISMIKVFATEMAWEVLDNVMQCFGAMGMTKELPLHLMAASIRNMRIYDGPSEVHRMVVARNLLGVKR, translated from the coding sequence ATGGACTTTCAGCTTTCCGAAGAGCACCGGATGCTCAAGGACCTCGCCGAGCGCTTCGTCCGCGAGGAGCTCATCCCCCTCGAGGGCGCGGTCCTGGCCCGGGACGCGGCCGGGCAGGGGATCTGGCTCTCGCCTGAGGAGCGGGCCCGGATCGACGAGGTCTCGCAGAAGATGGGCCTGTGGGGCCTGGACGCCCCGGAGGACGTCGGCGGCTTCGACCTGCCCCAGGTGGCCCTGATCGGCGTCAACGAGGCCATGGGCTCGACCATCACGCCCTACACCCTGCCGCCGGACTCCCCGAACCTGCGCATGCTGATGGCCACGGTGAACGAGCGCCAGCGTGAGGCCTACCTGGCCCCCTACGCGGCGGGCAAGACCATCAGCGCCATCGGTATTTCCGAACCTGGCGCGGGCGCCGACCCGGCGGGCATGACCACCCGGGCCGAGCGCGACGGCGACGACTGGATCCTCAACGGCCGGAAGATCTGGACCAGCCGGGCCGAGCAGGCCGACTTCACCATCGTCATGGCCGTGACCGACAAGGCCAAGGGCTCCCGCGGCGGCATGAGCGCCTTCCTGGTCGACAGGGACACGCCCGGCTTCAAGATCCTGCGCCGCATCCCCATGCTGGCCGGCGCCTTCACCTACGAGATCGCCCTCGACGACGTCCGCGTCCCGGGCTGGAAGCTGCTGGGCGTCGAGGGGCAGGGCTTCGCCCCCATGCAGGTGCGCCTCGGCACCCGCCGCATCGAGATGGCCGCCTGGTGCATCGGCCTCGCCCAGCGGGCCCTCGACATGATGATCGAGTACGCCCCCCAGCGCGTCACCTTCGGCCAGCCCCTGTCCCAGCGCCAGGCGGTGCAGTGGTGGGCCGCCGACGCCGCGACCAAGATCCACGCCGCGCGACTGATGACCTATCACTGCGCCTGGAAGCTGGACCAGGGCCAGGACGTGAAGAACGAGATCTCGATGATCAAGGTCTTCGCCACCGAGATGGCCTGGGAGGTCCTGGACAATGTCATGCAGTGCTTCGGCGCCATGGGCATGACCAAGGAACTGCCCCTG